A portion of the Nomia melanderi isolate GNS246 chromosome 2, iyNomMela1, whole genome shotgun sequence genome contains these proteins:
- the mRpS17 gene encoding mitochondrial ribosomal protein S17 isoform X2: MATRKGATKLTRLLGICVPTSKQNAAKIRIKTLDFDSHLLMLTRLITHKVLEVIYPLGDITDPITGKKVVAGKYREHIDEDARLFGKLDSAFDYDKAKERGSLEGIRDFTDKKTYIKFTDDPNRDEPYAIDPN, translated from the exons ATGGCAACGCGAAAAGGAGCAACGAAGCTCACACGCTTATTAGGGATATGTGTGCCAACAAGTAAACAAAATGCAGCTAAAATACGCATAAAAACATTGGATTTTGATAGTCATCTCCTGATG TTAACACGTCTTATTACTCATAAG gTTCTTGAGGTCATTTACCCATTGGGTGATATTACAGACCCTATAACTGGTAAAAAAGTAGTTGCAGGCAAATATAG gGAACATATAGATGAAGATGCCAGATTGTTTGGAAAATTAGATTCTGCATTTGATTATGATAAGGCGAAGGAAAGAGGGTCATTAGAAGGTATACGAGACTTCACAGACAAAAAAACTTATATTAAATTCACTGATGATCCAAACAGAGATGAGCCATATGCAATAGAtccaaattaa
- the mRpS17 gene encoding mitochondrial ribosomal protein S17 isoform X1 — protein sequence MATRKGATKLTRLLGICVPTSKQNAAKIRIKTLDFDSHLLMYFSKFTFVYASDPEKRCKTGDTVLIQNLPTKLTRLITHKVLEVIYPLGDITDPITGKKVVAGKYREHIDEDARLFGKLDSAFDYDKAKERGSLEGIRDFTDKKTYIKFTDDPNRDEPYAIDPN from the exons ATGGCAACGCGAAAAGGAGCAACGAAGCTCACACGCTTATTAGGGATATGTGTGCCAACAAGTAAACAAAATGCAGCTAAAATACGCATAAAAACATTGGATTTTGATAGTCATCTCCTGATG TATTTTAGTAAATTTACATTTGTTTATGCCTCTGATCCCGAAAAACGTTGTAAAACTGGTGATACGGTGTTAATACAAAACTTACCAACAAAGTTAACACGTCTTATTACTCATAAG gTTCTTGAGGTCATTTACCCATTGGGTGATATTACAGACCCTATAACTGGTAAAAAAGTAGTTGCAGGCAAATATAG gGAACATATAGATGAAGATGCCAGATTGTTTGGAAAATTAGATTCTGCATTTGATTATGATAAGGCGAAGGAAAGAGGGTCATTAGAAGGTATACGAGACTTCACAGACAAAAAAACTTATATTAAATTCACTGATGATCCAAACAGAGATGAGCCATATGCAATAGAtccaaattaa